Proteins encoded together in one Cherax quadricarinatus isolate ZL_2023a chromosome 68, ASM3850222v1, whole genome shotgun sequence window:
- the Prim1 gene encoding DNA primase small subunit: protein MPSQEFNAELLPDLLPVYYKRLFPYSQYYKWLSYGLVPFNYFQKREFSFTLADDIYIRYQSFKDEEDMEKEIKKHCPYKIDIGAVYSSRPKDHRAVAIFTPQEKELVFDIDMTDYDEVRTCCSGAAICRKCWKFMTIAVKILESALRQDFGYQHILWVYSGRRGIHCWVCDEKARVLSQSARSALAEYLQLLRGGDSQAKKVNIPQKIHPSLKRAEEIAKKYFHDLILDDQDLLGTPELWDKILALIPDQTLRDSLGKAMPKCSSSRQRWTTIQTEITKAINKADHKKGLRPHLLTEIILQLVYPRLDIHVTKGLNHLLKSPFCIHPKTGCVCVCFDPQKVEQFNPLAVPNLSQLVEEINSFDAGKTDEERGAIAEYKKTSMKESVLLFESFLAAIAKENSVRRQRSEMYLDF, encoded by the exons ATGCCGTCTCAGGAGTTTAATGCAGAATTATTACCTGATCTTCTGCCTGTCTATTATAAAAGGCTCTTCCCATATTCACAGTACTACAAGTGGCTTAGTTATGGACTAG TTCCGTTCAACTATTTCCAGAAGCGAGAATTCTCCTTCACCCTCGCTGATGACATATACATTCGCTACCAGTCCTTTAAGGATGAAGAGGATATGGAGAAGGAGATTAAGAAGCATTGTCCATATAAAATTGATATTGGAGCTGTCTACTCATCTAG GCCAAAGGATCATCGAGCAGTCgcaatatttacaccacaagaGAAAGAACTTGTGTTTGATATTGATATGACTGATTATGATGAG GTTCGAACTTGTTGTTCTGGAGCCGCGATATGTCGAAAGTGCTGGAAATTCATGACCATTGCTGTCAAGATCTTGGAGTCTGCTCTTAGAC AGGACTTTGGGTATCAGCACATTCTGTGGGTGTACTCTGGTCGTCGTGGCATCCATTGTTGGGTGTGTGATGAAAAAGCCCGTGTGTTGTCACAGTCGGCAAGATCTGCTCTAGCTGAATATCTACAACTGCTTCGAGGAGGTGACAGTCAAGCTAAGAAAGTTAACATTCCGCAAAAGATTCATCCTTCTCTCAA ACGAGCTGAAGAAATTGCCAAGAAATATTTTCATGACCTTATTTTAGACGACCAAGATCTGTTAGGCACTCCAGAGCTTTGGGATAAAATTCTTGCACTAATCCCTGATCAAACATTACGTGACTCCTTGGGAAAAGCCATGCCAAAGTGCAGTAGCTCAAGACAGCGATGGACTACTATCCAAACAGAAATTACGAAAGCTATCAACAAG GCTGATCACAAAAAGGGTTTGAGACCACACCTTTTGACGGAGATCATTCTTCAGCTGGTGTATCCAAGGCTGGATATCCATGTCACAAAGGGCCTAAACCACTTGCTGAAATCACCCTTCTGCATCCACCCAAAgactggatgtgtgtgtgtttgttttgaccCACAGAAAGTAGAGCAATTTAATCCTCTGGCAGTACCAAATTTAAG TCAGTTGGTAGAAGAAATCAACAGTTTTGACGCTGGTAAGACAGATGAAGAGCGAGGAGCTATCGCAGAGTACAAAAAAACGTCCATGAAAGAATCTGTACTTTTATTTGAGTCCTTCTTGGCTGCCATAGCAAAGGAAAATTCTGTTCGGAGACAGCGTAGTG AAATGTATTTGGACTTTTAA